Genomic DNA from Mus musculus strain C57BL/6J chromosome 11, GRCm38.p6 C57BL/6J:
cctcttccccttcctgctCCTCAACCCTCTCTCCTCcgctcctcttttcctttctacctcttgttcttccctctctctccctccctctattcaCTTTCACCCCTCTGCTCTTGCCTAATCCAATCCTCTTCCTTTTAGTTAATTCATCCCAATGCCATTTACATAGGCTGTTTCATCGACTTAGTTTTCTGATAGCAGCCACACCTCTGTAGTCAACGTGGAACTGTACACACATGTCCTGAGCCTGCCTATTGTTTCTGTCCCCTTCCTCAGCTGTGTGCGGCACTGCATCTGAGCACAATCTGAGCAGACATGTCCAATCACACAAGAGTGACTCACTTCATCCTCAGGGGCTTCTCAGATATCCCACAGCTGAGATTGATGGCCATACCAGTTTTCTTGCTCATTTACACATTTGGCCTCCTGGGGAACCTGTCCATCATCACGGCTGTGACAAGAGACAGTCGACTCCACtctcccatgtacttcttcctgaaGAATCTGTCTTTCCTGGACATTTGCTACACCTCAGCCACCATCCCCAAGGCAGTGGTGATATCCCTCACAGGCTCAGGGGTCATCTCCTATCAAGAGTGTGTAGCACAGCTCTACATATTTCTCACATTCTCTTCTTCTGAATGCTTTCTGCTCACAGCCATGGCTTATGACCGGTGCCTGGCCATCCTCAGACCACTGATCTATGGAACCATCATGAGCCACAAATATTGTTCTGCATTGGTGGTCACTGCCTGGGTAGGTGGGGCCATCTACTCAGCCTTTCATACATTCAACACCTTCTCCCTTCCCTACTGTGGACCCAATGTTATTGATCACTTCTTCTGTGACATCCCTCCAGTCATGAGACTGTCCTGCACTGACTACCATCTCAGTGAGGAGGTGGGCTTTGCTGTCAGTAGTTGCATTGTCATGAGCTCCTTTGCCCTCACAGTGGTCTCCTATATTGGCATTGTGGCCACAGTTCTTTGCATCCCCTCAGTAGAAGGCAGGTGGAAAGCCTTTTCTACCTGCTCCTCTCACCTGACCACAGTCATCTTGTTTTATGGAACTGGGAGCTTTGTGTATCTGAGGCCCGCCTCTCAGTACTCCCCGACCCTGGGTCCCCTGGCATCTATTTTCTACTCTGTAGTCACACCATCTCTGAATCCAGTTGTCTATTGTCTGAGGAACAAAGATATGAAGTTTGCTCTACAGAAACTTTATTGTGGGAGAAAGTACTGAGACCTTGAAGACTACAGTGTGTGACACTGATGGTTGTTTTTGGAGCCAACTGTTTGACCCACACATACCTTTCCAACTCTTATAACACTTGATATTGCTGTTGAAACCAGTTTTAGAGCATGCCAGAAGCCACACCAGTCCCCGCAGTGACGTTTTATCTCCAATGGATTCTGtaccctattctggcctccatgggcaaacCTAACTAtgtgcacttacctgtatatatAATACCCatatagaaacatttaaaaaaaaataatgtatctCAGAATATTCTAAAAGTAACAAAACTGAATGACTGCAATCAGGTGAAAAATTTATAACTAGATAGATTCTTGCTAACAAAAGACAAGCAAAAAAATCTGCCATCAGAGACCTCTGATCTATATTCAAGTCACAAACCTGTTTGTTGATTGGTGTTCAACTCACCTGCTTTCTAGATACCCAGTCTTATGTTACATGGTGGCCTAGACTGTCATTTACTGTCCTTCTCGTCTCTGTTTGTAGAGCCTGGATTTGTACACAAGGAGATGACCAGCCAGCTGTGGCTGATTGACGCCCTCATCCCAGGCTCTGGAGCTATGGCAGAACTCTCAGGAGCACTGTGTGTACTGAGTGAGTGGCAAGTCCCCTTGTGGAACAGACTTGCTCTCCATAACCACatcctgtgtctctgcctctcttttgcTGTGAATACCATACACCTGTTGGATTTCCACTGGAGGTCTTTGCCGacccagaagagggagtgtcCTATGTCAGTGCTAAGCCTTGTCACCAGATGTGCCTTGTGGGTTTTGCACACTTCAGGAACAGCCATTCTTACTGCCAATCTCACTGTCTCCCAACAGGCTCACCAATGTGATTTTTCCCCCCACAGATCGTTGTCTCCTGGCTCTGGGCATtgcctttgtgtgtatgtatttatagttGGAATCTGTCCTTCTGTTTTCAGTGAAATTCTTAAGTTCCTTTCTAATTAAACATTCACTCACGTCAGTTCATGGGAAATGTCGCCTCGTCCTATATACTGCCAGGATTGCCCTTTTGCGGTTGTTCTTGGTTTGATTCTCttttccttaatttatttttattttatgtgtatgggtgttttgcctccatgtgtgtgcttgtgccgtTTTGTGCCTTGGgtccatggagatcagaagagggtcgCAGTTCCTGGagatgaagttacagatggttgcgaggcACTGTGTAAGTGCTGCAAATCAATCAGCGGTCCTTTGAGAAAGCAGCAGATGCTCTTGCCCATCTCTCCTGGCTCTTGGGTCtcattttaaagacaggatctgaAGTATCCCCGTAGCTTCAAACTCAGTACGTAGTCAAGGATGACCATGAACTtgctcttctgcctcagcttcccaagtgtggCAGTTATTGGGAGGACT
This window encodes:
- the Olfr313 gene encoding olfactory receptor 313; the protein is MSNHTRVTHFILRGFSDIPQLRLMAIPVFLLIYTFGLLGNLSIITAVTRDSRLHSPMYFFLKNLSFLDICYTSATIPKAVVISLTGSGVISYQECVAQLYIFLTFSSSECFLLTAMAYDRCLAILRPLIYGTIMSHKYCSALVVTAWVGGAIYSAFHTFNTFSLPYCGPNVIDHFFCDIPPVMRLSCTDYHLSEEVGFAVSSCIVMSSFALTVVSYIGIVATVLCIPSVEGRWKAFSTCSSHLTTVILFYGTGSFVYLRPASQYSPTLGPLASIFYSVVTPSLNPVVYCLRNKDMKFALQKLYCGRKY